The following are encoded together in the Primulina eburnea isolate SZY01 unplaced genomic scaffold, ASM2296580v1 ctg507_ERROPOS390280, whole genome shotgun sequence genome:
- the LOC140821308 gene encoding probable LRR receptor-like serine/threonine-protein kinase At4g37250, translating to MSSPNFDILHLWRWRNLAFIMLLRARCFGLNADGLLLLSFKYGILSDPFGVLRNWNEFDETPCSWNGINCGTWGSAEAYLRVTGLSLPGCGLLGSISSSLGMIENLRYLNLSSNSINGSIPESLFGASELQILDVSNNMITGEFPELVGTLKNLQVLNLYDNAFAGSLPRNLIALTNLTVVSLKNNYFVGSIPGGFNSVRILDLSFNLINGSLPPDFGGTRIVYFNVSFNRLSGEIPPEFGRQIPTNAIIDLSFNNLTGPIPDSNLFVNQAINSYSGNTGLCGKPLNNLCSIPSSAATQPNVSSAPDSPPAIAAIPKTIDSDPETFAPGGGDAESPPKGKRTRLRTGAILGIVIGDAAGILILASIFIYVYNLKKKKKPDITIKKETESGKDFAWTSSKSSSEEDNWLRTWTCLKKQRHPSAGDEEETSSVTTNSYSEEAENPPRNHEMHSPQEQKKGSLVTVDGEKELELETLLKASAYILGSSGSSITYKAVLEDETAFAVRRIGENGLERFSDFENQIRVIAKLVHPNLIRIRGFYWGSDEKLIIYDFVPNGSLANARYRKSGFPPGHMPWEMRIKIAKGVARGLCYIHEKKHVHGNLKPSNILLGHNMEPKIGDFGLARLVTDDNSSKLAGGSARNFGSKRSTASRDSFQDCSTGPTPSPSPSVMGISPYHAPESLRSLKPNPKWDVFAFGVVFLELLTGKVIVSEEIGHGLAIGALTSTEEDKEKVLRMADVAIRADMEGNTDALLALLKLGYGCISCVPQKRPTMKEVLQSLEKIPCFSFSSSCIYSQL from the exons ATGAGCTCTCCAAATTTCGATATCCTCCATTTATGGCGGTGGAGAAATCTTGCTTTTATTATGCTGCTTCGGGCTCGATGTTTCGGGCTGAACGCTGACGGGCTGCTCTTGTTGTCGTTCAAGTACGGTATTTTGAGTGATCCTTTCGGAGTTCTGCGGAACTGGAATGAATTTGATGAGACTCCATGTTCATGGAATGGAATCAATTGCGGGACTTGGGGCTCGGCGGAAGCTTATCTTCGGGTGACGGGATTGTCACTCCCGGGTTGCGGGCTTCTGGGATCGATCTCGTCGTCTCTTGGAATGATCGAGAATCTCAGATACCTTAATCTCTCGAGCAATTCCATTAATGGTTCCATTCCTGAATCTCTGTTCGGCGCTTCCGAGCTTCAAATTCTGGATGTTTCGAACAACATGATCACTGGAGAGTTTCCAGAGCTAGTGGGGACGTTGAAGAATCTTCAGGTTCTTAATCTTTACGACAATGCTTTTGCGGGGAGCCTGCCGCGAAATTTGATAGCTCTTACGAATTTAACAGTTGTTTCTTTGAAGAACAATTATTTTGTTGGTTCAATTCCTGGTGGATTTAATTCGGTTCGTATATTAGATTTGTCTTTCAATCTGATAAACGGATCATTGCCCCCAGATTTTGGCGGGACTAGAATTGTGTATTTTAACGTTTCCTTCAACAGACTCTCCGGCGAAATCCCGCCGGAGTTTGGGAGACAAATCCCCACAAATGCCATCATAGATCTTTCGTTCAATAATTTGACAGGCCCGATCCCAGATTCCAATCTTTTCGTTAACCAAGCTATAAATTCATACTCTGGCAACACGGGGTTATGCGGGAAGCCACTAAACAATCTATGTTCAATTCCATCCTCCGCAGCCACACAGCCTAATGTTTCTTCTGCACCAGACTCTCCTCCTGCGATTGCTGCCATTCCGAAAACTATAGACTCAGACCCAGAAACCTTCGCACCAGGTGGCGGAGATGCTGAATCTCCACCTAAAGGCAAAAGAACTAGGCTGAGAACTGGAGCAATCTTGGGAATAGTCATAGGAGACGCTGCTGGGATTCTAATCCTGGCATCGATTTTCATTTACGTGTATAAtctgaagaaaaagaagaaaccgGACATCACCATCAAAAAGGAAACAGAAAGTGGAAAAGACTTCGCCTGGACGTCCTCTAAATCATCCTCGGAAGAAGACAACTGGCTGAGAACATGGACTTGCTTAAAGAAACAAAGACACCCATCCGCAGGAGATGAAGAAGAGACATCCTCGGTAACCACGAATTCCTACAGCGAAGAAGCCGAAAACCCGCCAAGGAATCACGAAATGCACAGTCCCCAAGAACAGAAAAAAGGATCTCTGGTAACAGTTGACGGTGAAAAAGAACTGGAGCTCGAGACACTGCTCAAAGCCTCGGCCTACATTTTGGGCTCATCGGGGTCCAGCATCACGTACAAAGCAGTGCTCGAAGACGAAACCGCGTTCGCCGTCCGCCGGATTGGAGAAAACGGATTGGAGCGGTTCAGTGATTTCGAGAACCAGATCCGAGTGATCGCGAAATTGGTGCACCCGAATTTGATCAGGATTCGAGGGTTCTACTGGGGTTCTGATGAGAAGTTGATTATCTACGACTTCGTTCCCAATGGCAGCCTGGCTAATGCGCGTTACA GAAAATCTGGCTTTCCCCCTGGTCATATGCCCTGGGAAATGCGGATCAAGATAGCAAAAGGTGTGGCCCGTGGGCTTTGTTACATCCATGAGAAGAAGCATGTACATGGAAACTTAAAGCCCAGTAACATTCTTTTGGGTCACAACATGGAGCCTAAGATAGGAGATTTCGGGCTCGCACGGCTGGTAACTGACGATAATAGTTCCAAATTAGCTGGTGGATCAGCCCGGAATTTTGGGAGCAAGAGATCCACAGCCTCGCgggacagctttcaggactgtTCCACTGGGCCTACTCCGAGCCCGAGCCCTAGTGTGATGGGAATCTCACCTTATCATGCTCCCGAATCGTTACGAAGTCTTAAGCCCAATCCGAAATGGGATGTGTTCGCCTTCGGCGTGGTGTTCCTCGAGCTTTTGACCGGAAAAGTCATCGTATCCGAGGAAATAGGACACGGACTAGCGATCGGGGCACTTACAtcaacagaagaagacaaagagAAGGTGTTGAGGATGGCTGATGTGGCAATTCGTGCTGACATGGAGGGTAACACAGATGCCTTGTTGGCACTCCTAAAG